In a genomic window of Oceanispirochaeta sp. M1:
- a CDS encoding bifunctional indole-3-glycerol phosphate synthase/phosphoribosylanthranilate isomerase — MKDIRREIADKRELRIASLGHEEGFVIPEKRLHPLSSFTQDKMLICEVKRSSPSKGKIDEIPSASVQAQMYQKNGAAHVSVLTEPDYFSGSLNDLMEVKAACPDLAVLRKDFLLSVKDINISYRAGADACLLIASLLEQDLLIAMHMRCEELGMAALVELHSMDDVIKTKDFKPGLVGINCRNLKNFRIYPLQPLKIRSLIDWDCRVVYESGILKKEDGAFALNAGFSGLLVGEGVVKNPGLISELKNILTHESTTVSKDPWTKLCSRWRAEKPLVKICGLTNREDFEQAVTLGADLCGFILADSPRQTTPDFIRSLPESEALKVGVVVLAENENLPGEITSLVKDGYLDLIQYHGKESSETVAVIEGYKALRIRCEDDLDKMTEYYPRPSLIDAFSAHQAGGTGKQISPELVQKAKEKGELWLAGGLNPRNIRKVLEDFEPDLVDLSSGLEASPGKKDPVKVKAFFKEIESYAAI; from the coding sequence ATGAAGGATATCCGCAGAGAAATTGCCGATAAACGTGAGCTGAGAATTGCATCCCTGGGTCATGAAGAGGGATTTGTTATTCCTGAAAAAAGACTGCATCCCCTCAGTTCTTTTACACAGGATAAAATGCTGATCTGTGAAGTAAAGCGCAGCAGTCCCTCAAAAGGGAAGATTGATGAAATACCCTCTGCGTCAGTTCAGGCTCAGATGTATCAGAAAAACGGAGCTGCCCATGTCAGTGTGCTGACAGAACCCGATTACTTTTCCGGATCACTGAATGATCTGATGGAAGTAAAGGCAGCCTGTCCCGATCTGGCTGTTCTCAGAAAGGATTTTCTCCTGTCTGTTAAAGATATTAATATATCCTACAGAGCCGGGGCCGATGCCTGTCTGCTGATTGCATCACTCCTGGAGCAGGATCTTCTTATAGCCATGCATATGCGCTGTGAGGAACTTGGAATGGCCGCTCTGGTTGAACTTCATTCAATGGATGATGTGATAAAAACGAAAGATTTCAAACCCGGACTTGTAGGGATCAATTGCAGGAATCTTAAGAACTTCAGGATCTATCCTCTGCAGCCCCTGAAGATTCGCAGTCTCATAGACTGGGATTGCCGTGTTGTCTATGAATCAGGAATACTTAAAAAAGAAGACGGGGCATTTGCCTTGAATGCAGGATTCTCCGGCCTGCTGGTGGGAGAAGGGGTTGTCAAAAATCCCGGACTCATTTCAGAGCTCAAGAATATTTTGACTCATGAGAGTACAACTGTGTCAAAAGATCCCTGGACAAAACTGTGCAGTCGATGGAGAGCCGAGAAACCACTTGTAAAAATCTGCGGACTCACAAATAGAGAAGATTTCGAGCAGGCTGTTACACTTGGAGCAGATCTCTGCGGGTTTATCCTGGCAGACTCTCCCAGGCAGACGACTCCTGACTTCATCAGATCACTGCCGGAATCAGAGGCACTTAAAGTGGGTGTTGTTGTGCTGGCTGAGAATGAAAATCTGCCTGGAGAGATTACATCTCTGGTAAAAGATGGATACCTGGATCTGATTCAGTATCATGGAAAAGAATCATCAGAAACCGTTGCAGTGATTGAGGGATACAAGGCTCTCAGAATTCGATGTGAGGATGATCTGGATAAGATGACAGAGTATTATCCCAGGCCCTCTCTTATAGATGCTTTTTCCGCACATCAGGCCGGTGGTACTGGAAAACAGATTTCACCTGAGCTGGTTCAGAAGGCTAAGGAGAAGGGAGAACTCTGGCTGGCCGGTGGACTTAATCCCCGGAATATCAGAAAGGTTCTTGAAGATTTTGAACCGGATCTTGTAGATTTATCCAGCGGTCTTGAAGCCTCTCCAGGAAAGAAAGACCCTGTAAAAGTAAAAGCATTTTTCAAGGAGATTGAATCCTATGCCGCGATATAA
- a CDS encoding rhomboid family intramembrane serine protease, with translation MRLKYNAPVSLTFGLICTFILVCDQYLVPGLVQGVFTAEGALTFQLDDFPAYIRLMTHGFGHANWDHLLQNLTFILLLGPVLEDKYGSGRVAFMMLITTMINGLLNALFFPTELLGASGIAFMMILLTSFAGSKEKEIPISFLAVLGLYLVKEFLNIFRNDDISQMSHIVGGVCGAIYGLFLNFFTQLPAKKGKSGDSKPAPSSGGAGAKETIIQ, from the coding sequence ATGAGATTGAAATATAATGCCCCTGTATCCCTTACCTTTGGACTGATCTGTACTTTTATCCTGGTTTGCGACCAATATCTTGTCCCCGGACTGGTACAGGGAGTGTTCACTGCAGAGGGAGCACTGACTTTTCAACTGGATGACTTTCCTGCTTATATACGTCTTATGACCCATGGGTTCGGACATGCAAACTGGGATCACCTGCTTCAGAATCTCACATTCATCCTTCTGCTGGGCCCCGTGCTGGAAGATAAATACGGTTCCGGCAGAGTTGCATTTATGATGCTGATCACCACAATGATCAACGGCCTGCTGAATGCACTGTTTTTCCCTACAGAACTGCTTGGTGCCAGCGGTATTGCCTTTATGATGATTCTTCTAACCTCTTTTGCAGGTTCTAAAGAAAAAGAGATCCCCATCTCATTCCTGGCAGTACTGGGTCTTTATCTTGTAAAAGAATTTCTTAATATTTTCAGGAATGATGATATATCCCAGATGTCTCATATTGTAGGAGGTGTCTGTGGAGCTATATACGGTCTGTTCCTTAATTTCTTTACACAGCTTCCAGCCAAAAAGGGTAAATCCGGCGATTCAAAACCTGCCCCGTCATCAGGCGGTGCTGGTGCAAAAGAGACTATAATCCAATAA
- a CDS encoding pyridoxal phosphate-dependent aminotransferase, with amino-acid sequence MRRNIVWEGADQLHYEIREIVGTAHKLEELGVSVIYENIGDPVQKGEEIAPWIREIITGLVSESRSYAYTATEGDRHTREFLSENVNKRGGCRITEDDIIFFNGLGDAVSTVFAFLKREARVIGPSPAYSTLSSAEAAHSGYSHTTYKLDPENNWMPDLEDLENKVRYNDSIAGILLINPDNPTGAVYPPEVLSQIVDIARRYDLFVICDETYAHIVYNGGIPCHLSEVIGEVPAIAMRSISKEYPWPGGRCGWLEVFNRHRDSNFESFIQTLINAKRLEVCSTTLPQLSIPLIMGDPRYKVHLERRASMFADRAVEAVDILNKAPGVRVNLPRGAFYLTVLIDPKALDSFKHLPMNKAVEDFLSIPMENAAPDKKLVYNLLGATGICTVPLSGFCSDLPGFRVTLLENDDEKRVGIWNTLVESLTQMLG; translated from the coding sequence ATGAGAAGAAATATTGTCTGGGAAGGGGCTGATCAGCTCCATTACGAAATTCGGGAAATTGTAGGGACAGCTCATAAGCTTGAGGAACTGGGAGTCTCTGTCATCTATGAAAATATAGGTGATCCCGTACAGAAGGGTGAAGAGATTGCCCCCTGGATCAGAGAAATTATTACAGGGCTTGTCTCAGAAAGCAGATCCTATGCCTATACGGCCACAGAAGGTGACAGGCATACTAGGGAATTTCTTTCTGAAAATGTCAATAAAAGGGGAGGCTGCCGGATTACAGAAGACGATATAATCTTCTTTAATGGGCTGGGTGACGCAGTTTCCACTGTTTTTGCATTTTTAAAGCGGGAAGCCCGGGTTATCGGTCCCTCACCGGCATACTCGACACTCTCCTCTGCCGAAGCGGCTCATTCAGGATACAGTCATACTACCTATAAACTTGACCCTGAAAATAACTGGATGCCCGATCTGGAAGACCTTGAAAACAAGGTGCGCTACAATGATTCCATTGCCGGAATCTTACTCATCAATCCGGATAACCCGACGGGTGCGGTCTATCCTCCTGAGGTTCTCAGTCAGATTGTAGATATAGCCCGGCGCTACGACCTTTTTGTAATCTGTGATGAAACCTATGCTCACATTGTGTACAACGGTGGTATACCCTGTCATCTAAGTGAGGTGATCGGAGAGGTCCCCGCTATAGCAATGCGAAGTATAAGCAAGGAATATCCCTGGCCCGGGGGCAGGTGCGGCTGGCTGGAGGTGTTCAATCGGCACAGAGATTCCAATTTTGAAAGTTTTATCCAGACCCTGATCAATGCCAAACGGCTGGAGGTCTGTTCCACAACATTGCCTCAGCTCTCCATACCTCTTATTATGGGCGATCCACGCTATAAAGTTCATCTGGAGAGACGAGCTTCCATGTTTGCCGACCGTGCAGTTGAGGCTGTTGATATTCTGAATAAGGCTCCAGGGGTGAGGGTTAATCTTCCCAGAGGTGCTTTTTATCTGACAGTTCTGATTGATCCGAAGGCTCTTGATAGCTTTAAGCATCTTCCTATGAATAAGGCGGTGGAGGACTTTCTGTCTATTCCCATGGAGAATGCTGCTCCTGATAAAAAACTTGTTTATAATCTGCTGGGGGCCACAGGGATCTGTACGGTTCCATTGAGCGGCTTTTGTTCCGATCTGCCGGGATTCAGGGTCACTCTACTGGAGAATGATGATGAAAAGAGGGTGGGGATCTGGAATACTCTGGTTGAATCTCTAACACAAATGCTTGGATAA
- the trpA gene encoding tryptophan synthase subunit alpha — MSTKIVSHFIAGYPDMEGSLETARGLAEGGASYLEMQIPFSDPSADGPVIENACRLSLEKGCTVDGAMNLLKTLTTELDIPVFLMSYGNILFARGMESMVKQAKAAGAAGLIIPDLVYGRDEGLYALGNKEGICVVPVITPAVSASRLKELTDLEPEWIYTALRSGITGSYTNIDETNLGLLDSLKLLKSKVMAGFGIKSPEQVRLLAPHCDAVVVGSAIVSAVTEAKKNNMPPKDAAKSIIEKLLE; from the coding sequence ATGTCGACTAAAATTGTATCTCACTTTATTGCCGGTTATCCTGATATGGAAGGGTCTCTGGAAACCGCCAGAGGTCTGGCAGAAGGCGGAGCATCCTACCTGGAAATGCAGATCCCCTTTTCCGACCCTTCGGCGGACGGGCCTGTTATTGAAAATGCCTGCCGACTGTCACTTGAAAAAGGCTGCACCGTTGATGGAGCCATGAACTTGTTGAAGACCCTCACAACGGAACTGGATATCCCGGTCTTTCTGATGAGCTATGGAAATATACTCTTTGCCAGAGGGATGGAATCCATGGTAAAACAGGCCAAAGCTGCAGGTGCTGCCGGTCTTATCATCCCCGATCTTGTCTATGGACGAGATGAAGGTCTCTATGCTCTGGGAAACAAAGAAGGGATCTGTGTTGTTCCGGTCATCACTCCTGCGGTTTCTGCATCAAGACTGAAGGAACTGACAGATCTTGAACCAGAATGGATCTATACTGCCCTGAGAAGCGGAATTACAGGCAGTTATACAAATATTGATGAAACCAATCTTGGTTTGCTGGATAGTCTGAAACTACTGAAGTCGAAGGTAATGGCAGGATTCGGTATTAAAAGTCCGGAACAGGTCAGGCTGCTGGCGCCTCACTGTGATGCGGTAGTTGTGGGATCGGCGATTGTGAGTGCTGTTACAGAGGCAAAAAAGAACAACATGCCTCCTAAAGATGCGGCAAAAAGCATTATTGAAAAGTTATTAGAATAA
- a CDS encoding bifunctional anthranilate synthase component II/anthranilate phosphoribosyltransferase gives MIALIDNYDSFTFNIYQYLKEITEEDVQVFRNDKISLSELANMNPGKIIISPGPGRPEDAGISLDVVNHFAGKVPILGICLGHQAIVQALGGNIVSAARIVHGKVEEMEHDGKGIFRNMASPARFTRYHSLAAEESSLPECLEVTSSSSDGEIMAVRHKSFVLEGVQFHPESIGSEDGRTLLKNFLKYKREPLNKPGLLKKLLAGQDLDEKEAENFMDELTEGSLSESFIAAILTALNAKGIKAHEVAGCARILQKKKKSVKVPGKTIDTCGTGGDGRGTFNISSFSALITAAMGIPVAKHGNRAVSSKSGSADFYRSLKIPVETAPDQAAEMISKTGFSFLYAPLFHGAMRHAAPVRKELGIKTIMNLVGPLSNPAEAECQLMGVYDSELCPVMARAARLLGVQRVMTVHSQDGLDEISPAAPTRIFFINQDGIETDTVFDPASMGIKGFKTDDLNGGSAEDNARMAVSILKGQGNQACIEACCLNAGAAAFVYGKADSIEDGYAMAKTSLEEGKVLRLVQKLRQINKDIQK, from the coding sequence ATGATTGCCCTTATAGATAACTACGATTCATTTACTTTCAATATATATCAGTATCTGAAGGAGATTACCGAAGAGGATGTTCAGGTATTCCGTAATGATAAGATCAGCCTTTCCGAGCTTGCCAATATGAACCCTGGAAAAATTATTATTTCCCCGGGTCCCGGGCGGCCGGAGGATGCAGGGATATCTCTGGATGTAGTAAATCATTTTGCAGGGAAAGTACCGATCCTGGGAATCTGTCTCGGACACCAGGCCATTGTCCAGGCTCTGGGGGGTAATATTGTTTCTGCTGCCCGCATAGTTCATGGAAAAGTAGAGGAGATGGAACATGACGGAAAAGGTATTTTCCGTAATATGGCCTCCCCCGCCCGATTTACCCGATACCACTCTCTGGCTGCGGAAGAATCCAGTCTACCCGAATGTCTTGAGGTAACATCCTCTTCCTCGGACGGTGAAATTATGGCTGTCAGACATAAATCCTTTGTTCTTGAGGGTGTACAGTTTCATCCTGAATCCATCGGAAGTGAAGACGGTAGAACCCTTCTTAAAAACTTTCTGAAATATAAGAGAGAACCTCTGAATAAACCGGGGCTTCTCAAGAAACTTCTGGCCGGACAGGATCTGGATGAAAAAGAAGCCGAAAATTTTATGGATGAACTCACCGAAGGCAGTCTCTCAGAATCATTCATTGCAGCCATTCTTACAGCCCTGAACGCAAAAGGAATCAAGGCCCATGAAGTTGCCGGATGTGCCAGGATACTGCAGAAGAAAAAGAAATCTGTAAAAGTTCCCGGAAAAACAATAGATACCTGCGGTACAGGCGGCGACGGAAGAGGGACCTTCAACATATCCTCATTTTCAGCCCTCATAACTGCTGCTATGGGAATTCCTGTTGCCAAACATGGAAACAGAGCAGTCAGTTCTAAAAGCGGTAGTGCCGATTTTTACCGAAGCCTTAAAATACCTGTTGAAACTGCTCCTGATCAGGCTGCAGAGATGATCAGTAAAACCGGATTCTCATTCCTCTATGCTCCTCTTTTTCATGGAGCCATGCGCCATGCAGCACCTGTCAGAAAAGAACTGGGAATAAAAACAATTATGAATCTGGTCGGTCCCCTCTCAAATCCGGCTGAAGCAGAATGCCAGCTTATGGGAGTCTATGATTCCGAACTCTGTCCTGTTATGGCCAGAGCCGCCAGATTGCTGGGTGTACAGAGAGTCATGACAGTTCACAGTCAGGATGGACTTGATGAAATATCACCAGCAGCACCCACAAGAATCTTTTTCATCAATCAGGATGGAATTGAAACTGATACAGTATTTGATCCGGCATCAATGGGAATCAAAGGCTTTAAAACGGATGACCTGAACGGCGGCAGCGCCGAAGATAATGCAAGAATGGCAGTATCCATCCTTAAGGGACAGGGAAATCAGGCCTGTATTGAAGCCTGCTGCCTTAATGCCGGTGCGGCAGCCTTTGTCTACGGAAAGGCAGATTCCATAGAAGATGGTTATGCCATGGCAAAAACTAGCCTGGAGGAAGGCAAGGTTCTCAGACTTGTTCAAAAATTAAGACAAATCAACAAGGATATTCAGAAATGA
- a CDS encoding exodeoxyribonuclease III, with translation MKKLVSWNVNGIRAAEGKGLYEWMDEFNPDILCLQETKAQEEQLKEHFLNREGYSSYFLSAERKGYSGVALYSKEEPLRVSPIGIEEFDAEGRALIAEFKDYTLINCYFPNSQHEGKRLEYKLRFNQALKERADKIVEEGGNVLICGDFNVAHKPIDLTHPKNNEKNPGYLPEERAWMDEFIDNGYTDTFRVFHKEPEQYSWWSYRMKARDRNVGWRLDYWCVNNSFIEKVGDSCIHQEVLGSDHCPVEIILK, from the coding sequence ATGAAAAAACTGGTATCCTGGAATGTAAACGGCATCAGAGCAGCCGAAGGTAAAGGGCTCTATGAATGGATGGATGAGTTTAATCCGGATATTCTCTGTTTACAGGAGACTAAGGCCCAGGAAGAACAGCTCAAGGAACATTTTCTGAATAGAGAAGGTTACTCAAGTTATTTTCTCTCGGCAGAGCGCAAAGGATACAGCGGTGTAGCACTCTACTCCAAGGAAGAACCTCTCCGTGTCTCTCCCATTGGTATAGAAGAATTCGATGCCGAAGGCAGGGCGTTGATTGCTGAATTTAAAGACTATACCCTTATAAACTGCTATTTTCCCAATTCACAGCATGAAGGAAAAAGGCTGGAATATAAACTCCGGTTCAATCAGGCACTCAAAGAGAGGGCTGATAAAATAGTAGAAGAAGGGGGAAATGTCTTGATCTGCGGAGACTTCAATGTTGCCCATAAACCAATTGATCTGACTCACCCCAAAAACAATGAGAAAAACCCCGGATATCTGCCTGAAGAAAGGGCCTGGATGGATGAGTTTATCGACAATGGATACACAGATACCTTCAGAGTTTTCCATAAAGAACCGGAGCAGTACAGCTGGTGGTCCTATCGTATGAAAGCCAGAGACAGGAATGTGGGCTGGCGTCTTGACTACTGGTGTGTAAATAACAGCTTTATTGAAAAAGTGGGAGATTCCTGCATTCATCAGGAAGTATTGGGAAGTGATCACTGCCCTGTAGAAATTATTCTAAAATGA
- a CDS encoding anthranilate synthase component I family protein yields MTDINKRYYRIKVPGDKFTPCALAIKLNARCLLESSSLSGGHSRYSILLVDEAFRIIQEKDVVYRQSSKGKHRISHNNEDILHVLQKLAAYHEDVEEEFPVPSGGIGFLSFEFAAFCDDISFVDREDALGLPLGEFIFGHIVLVFDHYTDEITLIGLNYPDFEVNLEKAVEAVKAKIFDFDFNYLTEQNNSSKGTLLPDPESEKDYTKMVNTLKEEIIKGNLLQAVPSRRLTVHTEQSAMDAYRNLRSSNPSPYQFYLDFDGYQLLGASPEVHVKVGHGEAIIRPIAGTRRRGRNEKEDRALEKELLSDEKEKAEHLMLVDLARNDLGRVCEAGSIEITEMMIVERYSKVMHIVSEVTGHLRADVSAADVIRATFPAGTVSGAPKIQAIKTISKLEKINRGFYAGLVGYFGCDGSMDSCITIRSALKKGEFLYLQAGGGIVYDSTAERELEETKEKMRAMALAAGVEV; encoded by the coding sequence ATGACGGATATAAATAAGCGCTATTACCGTATAAAAGTTCCTGGAGACAAGTTCACTCCCTGTGCTCTGGCAATCAAGCTGAATGCCAGGTGTCTTTTGGAGTCTTCATCCCTCTCAGGCGGTCACTCCCGCTACTCCATCCTCCTTGTTGATGAAGCCTTTCGAATTATTCAGGAAAAGGATGTAGTCTACAGACAGTCTTCTAAAGGCAAACACAGAATCAGCCATAACAATGAAGATATACTTCATGTTCTTCAAAAACTTGCCGCTTATCACGAAGATGTGGAAGAAGAATTCCCAGTCCCCTCCGGCGGAATTGGTTTTCTATCTTTTGAGTTCGCTGCCTTCTGTGACGACATTTCATTTGTAGACAGGGAAGATGCACTTGGCCTTCCTCTGGGGGAATTTATATTCGGTCATATCGTACTGGTATTTGATCACTATACCGATGAGATAACTCTTATAGGATTAAACTACCCGGATTTTGAAGTCAATCTGGAAAAAGCTGTTGAAGCTGTCAAAGCCAAAATCTTTGACTTTGACTTTAATTACCTTACAGAACAGAACAACAGCAGCAAAGGGACACTCCTCCCGGACCCTGAAAGTGAAAAAGACTACACGAAGATGGTTAACACCCTCAAAGAAGAAATTATCAAAGGAAATCTTCTACAGGCTGTCCCCTCCAGAAGACTCACCGTTCATACAGAGCAGAGTGCCATGGATGCCTATAGAAACCTCAGATCCAGCAATCCTTCTCCCTATCAGTTCTATCTTGATTTTGACGGATATCAACTTCTGGGAGCCTCTCCCGAAGTACATGTGAAGGTGGGTCATGGGGAAGCCATTATACGTCCCATCGCCGGAACCAGAAGACGGGGCAGGAATGAGAAGGAAGACAGGGCTCTGGAAAAAGAACTTTTAAGTGATGAGAAAGAGAAAGCCGAACATCTTATGCTGGTAGATCTTGCCAGAAATGATCTGGGCCGTGTCTGTGAAGCCGGGAGTATTGAGATAACAGAAATGATGATTGTTGAGCGTTATTCCAAGGTCATGCATATTGTATCGGAGGTCACAGGGCATCTGAGAGCTGATGTGAGTGCAGCTGATGTTATCAGAGCAACTTTTCCTGCCGGGACAGTTTCGGGTGCACCGAAAATCCAGGCCATAAAGACCATATCAAAACTCGAAAAGATCAACCGCGGTTTTTACGCAGGTTTAGTAGGGTACTTCGGATGTGATGGCAGTATGGACAGCTGTATAACCATAAGATCCGCTCTTAAAAAAGGTGAATTCCTCTATCTCCAGGCGGGTGGCGGAATTGTTTATGATTCAACAGCTGAACGCGAACTTGAGGAAACCAAAGAAAAGATGAGGGCCATGGCCCTGGCAGCAGGAGTAGAAGTATGA
- the trpB gene encoding tryptophan synthase subunit beta — MPRYNDFFGPYGGRYVPEVLQPPLAELEKAFQEALDDPEFIKEFEAFCKDFIGRPTPLLPAKNASKALGGAQIYIKMEGLANTGAHKINNAAGQALLAKRMGKKRIIAETGAGQHGVATAAACARLGLPCVIYMGEVDIRRQHPNVYWMEMYGAEVRPVCSGSRTLKDAVNEAFRDWTANSVDTHYLLGSALGPSPYPDMVREFQSVIGKEIKEQADFRIDTMIACVGGGSNAIGFLSPFLDNKKIRMIGVEAGGRGKGVGNNAVRMADTGRPGIIQGYKSLFLHDDDGQVLDTHSISAGLDYPGIGPQLAALGESGRIEFTEAGDDEALEALQFFAKNEGIIFAMESAHAGAAAMKIAKEMSCDQNLIINMSGRGDKDIFISAAALDGENWRNFLEKESRRKYVD; from the coding sequence ATGCCGCGATATAATGATTTTTTTGGTCCCTATGGGGGACGTTATGTCCCAGAAGTTCTGCAGCCCCCCCTTGCAGAACTGGAAAAAGCCTTTCAGGAAGCTCTGGATGATCCTGAGTTTATAAAAGAATTTGAAGCATTCTGTAAGGACTTTATTGGTCGTCCCACCCCCCTTCTGCCGGCAAAAAATGCATCAAAGGCTCTCGGTGGAGCCCAGATCTACATAAAGATGGAAGGACTCGCCAATACAGGTGCCCATAAGATCAACAATGCAGCCGGTCAGGCACTACTTGCCAAAAGAATGGGTAAGAAGAGAATTATTGCCGAAACAGGAGCCGGGCAGCATGGTGTTGCCACTGCTGCAGCCTGTGCCCGGCTGGGACTCCCCTGTGTGATATATATGGGAGAAGTGGATATCCGCAGACAGCATCCCAACGTGTACTGGATGGAGATGTACGGCGCTGAAGTGAGACCGGTTTGCTCGGGTTCCAGAACCCTTAAGGATGCAGTGAATGAAGCGTTCAGGGACTGGACGGCTAATAGCGTTGATACCCATTATCTTCTGGGTTCTGCACTGGGTCCCTCCCCCTACCCTGATATGGTCAGAGAGTTCCAGTCTGTTATTGGAAAAGAGATCAAAGAACAGGCTGATTTCAGAATAGATACAATGATTGCCTGTGTGGGCGGCGGTTCCAATGCCATAGGTTTTCTGTCACCCTTCCTGGATAATAAAAAGATCCGTATGATCGGTGTAGAAGCCGGAGGCAGAGGAAAGGGTGTGGGCAATAATGCTGTCCGCATGGCCGATACTGGACGCCCCGGAATTATTCAGGGTTATAAAAGCCTTTTCCTTCATGATGATGACGGACAGGTACTGGATACTCACTCCATCTCAGCCGGTCTGGACTACCCGGGCATAGGCCCTCAGCTGGCAGCTCTGGGAGAATCGGGACGAATTGAGTTTACAGAAGCCGGAGATGATGAAGCCCTGGAGGCACTGCAGTTTTTTGCAAAAAATGAAGGGATAATCTTTGCCATGGAATCTGCCCATGCCGGTGCGGCTGCCATGAAAATAGCAAAGGAGATGTCCTGTGATCAGAACCTGATAATCAATATGTCCGGCCGTGGTGACAAAGATATCTTTATATCAGCGGCTGCACTGGATGGTGAGAACTGGAGAAATTTCCTTGAAAAGGAGAGCAGGAGGAAGTATGTCGACTAA
- a CDS encoding efflux RND transporter periplasmic adaptor subunit, with protein sequence MIKDFFKKNKRSIIMIAAVLLLSGGVTAYLIGFSAEVETPEEDKNVRLVETVNLEYRPYTLNVKSQGFIEAAHSLQVSSNAGGQVMYSYEDLKSGIAVEEGTLLIHLDDELITNNLALAKSELISSTAQLVSAFKSEGGNLYNSWNGYLKNLNTTTELVPDLPELKSEREKLLLSTYGVLASFYHVRELEDVLDDYSIYAPFTGHISGDGIEKFSYISPGHPLLTLTDTQHLEIAIPLTREELILLETLNREVIISPAGVENGFIVGRVERQDAVMDRNSQTIDLHIAFENPELNPLFLPGNYAEVEISGTTVDKTLSLPRALLNSDNTINVFEEGKLKKYPVSVLTTQGDQMILNPTLPEGIQIITTRIQKPFEGMELKTEGSEE encoded by the coding sequence ATGATTAAGGATTTTTTTAAAAAGAATAAGCGCTCTATTATCATGATTGCAGCAGTCCTGCTCTTATCAGGGGGTGTAACAGCCTATCTGATCGGATTTTCAGCCGAAGTTGAAACACCGGAAGAAGATAAGAATGTCAGACTGGTGGAAACTGTGAATCTCGAGTACAGGCCGTATACATTAAATGTAAAGAGCCAGGGCTTTATTGAGGCTGCCCACTCACTGCAGGTTTCAAGCAATGCAGGCGGTCAGGTTATGTACAGCTATGAAGACCTGAAAAGCGGTATAGCCGTTGAAGAAGGGACTCTGCTGATTCACCTTGATGATGAACTGATTACCAATAACCTGGCTCTTGCAAAATCAGAACTGATAAGTTCAACAGCCCAGCTTGTCTCTGCATTCAAGTCGGAAGGGGGTAATCTATATAATAGTTGGAATGGTTATCTGAAGAATTTAAATACAACAACGGAACTGGTTCCAGATCTTCCAGAGTTGAAGTCTGAAAGAGAAAAACTCTTATTGAGTACCTATGGAGTTCTGGCATCCTTTTATCATGTCAGGGAGCTGGAGGACGTGCTGGATGACTACAGCATCTATGCCCCCTTTACCGGCCATATCTCTGGTGACGGTATTGAGAAATTCAGTTATATATCTCCAGGACACCCCCTTCTTACCCTGACCGATACTCAGCATCTGGAAATTGCCATCCCTTTAACCAGGGAAGAGCTGATTTTACTGGAAACTCTGAATAGGGAAGTTATCATATCACCTGCGGGTGTTGAGAATGGGTTTATTGTAGGACGAGTGGAGCGTCAGGATGCTGTCATGGACCGGAACTCACAGACCATAGACCTGCATATAGCCTTTGAAAACCCTGAACTGAATCCTTTGTTTCTTCCCGGGAATTATGCCGAAGTGGAAATATCCGGTACGACTGTTGATAAAACACTCAGTCTTCCCAGAGCACTGCTGAACTCTGATAATACTATAAATGTTTTTGAAGAGGGGAAACTGAAAAAATACCCGGTCAGTGTTTTGACAACCCAGGGAGATCAAATGATTTTAAATCCCACACTCCCCGAAGGGATTCAGATTATAACCACCAGAATCCAGAAGCCCTTTGAAGGCATGGAACTTAAAACAGAAGGATCAGAAGAATGA